The Sphingopyxis fribergensis DNA segment GGCGGCGAGCGATGCGCCCGCGCCTGCCGACAGCCATGGCCTCGTCGGCCGCGCCCCCGCCATGCAGGCGGTTTATCGCACGATCGCGCGACTCGCCTCGAACGATCTTGCGGTGTTGATCCTCGGCGAGTCGGGGACGGGCAAGGAGGTCGTCGCGCGCGCCATCCACGCCACCGGCCTCCGCCGGGCCGGGCCTTTCGTGGCGATCAATATGGCGGCTATCCCGCGCGAATTGATCGAGGCCGAGCTGTTTGGCCACGAAAAGGGCGCCTTCACCGGCGCGCACAGCCGCAACGCCGGGCGCTTCGAACAGGCCGCGGGCGGCACGCTTTTCCTCGACGAGATCGGCGACATGCCGCTCGAGGCGCAAACGCGACTGCTCCGTGTCCTGCAAAGCAATGAATATTCGACCGTCGGGGGCAGTCAGGCACTGCGCGCCGATGTTCGGGTCATCGCCGCCACGCACCGTGACATGCGCACGCTCGTCGCCGACGGCCGTTTCCGCGAGGATCTCTTCTACCGCCTCAATGTCATCCCGGTGACCTTGCCGCCGCTCCGCGACCGGCGCAGCGACATCGCCGCGCTTGTTCGCCATTTTGTCGAGGCGGGGCGCAGTTCGGGGCTGCCCGATCGTCAGTTCGCGCCCGCGGCAATGCAATGGCTCGAACGCTACGACTGGCCAGGCAATGTTCGCGAACTGGGGAATGTGGTCCAGCGGCTTGCGGTCCTGTCGCGCGACGTCACAGTCACCGTGCGCGACGTCGAGACGGTGCTGCACGAAAACAGCGAGGGCGGCGGCGCGGTCGAACCGGCTGCGCTGATCGCGCGCGCGGTCGACGACTGGGCGCGCGAGCGGATGGCGGATGCGGCCGGCGACGGCGATATCCATGAGCAGCTGGAAGCGATCGTGGAAGCGGCACTTTTTCGC contains these protein-coding regions:
- a CDS encoding sigma-54-dependent transcriptional regulator, whose protein sequence is MSEGKTILLVEDDPAIAMIIRETLVGECGRFASVVSIAERNAWLAENRPDLVITDVVLPDGDGIDSLRIDSHTPVIVLSAQNTLDTAVRATGIGSYDYLPKPFDLDELTASVRAALQRRAEPAASDAPAPADSHGLVGRAPAMQAVYRTIARLASNDLAVLILGESGTGKEVVARAIHATGLRRAGPFVAINMAAIPRELIEAELFGHEKGAFTGAHSRNAGRFEQAAGGTLFLDEIGDMPLEAQTRLLRVLQSNEYSTVGGSQALRADVRVIAATHRDMRTLVADGRFREDLFYRLNVIPVTLPPLRDRRSDIAALVRHFVEAGRSSGLPDRQFAPAAMQWLERYDWPGNVRELGNVVQRLAVLSRDVTVTVRDVETVLHENSEGGGAVEPAALIARAVDDWARERMADAAGDGDIHEQLEAIVEAALFRRILRDVRGNQLEAARRLGINRNTLRKRLGQLDIDPAHP